The Hemibagrus wyckioides isolate EC202008001 linkage group LG26, SWU_Hwy_1.0, whole genome shotgun sequence DNA window CAATGTGTTTCatagtttactttttttttactaaaataaacatattttcatCATATATACAGTCTCCTGCACTTTAGTGTTAAATAGGCTACAGATGTGAGGACGTTACTGAATGTAGACCACTATCTGAGAATATTTACTTGGACAGCAAAGGTTAAACCAATCCAGAGGACCATATTTGTGAAAATGTTCCTGGAACTATATTTAATTgagtaaaataagaaatttggaaaaaattaatcaacatgCCTGGGTTTAAACAGAAACTGAAcactttcttatttattttgtttggtcaGGCAACTGTATATTTTAGTGAACTTATATTAAGAAGGGCATTTAATCATTATAAAACTATTTCAGATGTCTTTTGGGAAGTGGCTGAGAAATATATGGTATAAAATAGTATGGTGGGTCTCACAGGATCTGCTTAgttcactgtattattattttttttttacagagaacATTAATGTGTGGATTGTTCAGCACCAAAAGTCacattagaaaaataaaacaaaactgttttCCATATCAGCCCATCCATTCATCATCACTCCACATGTACATCTCATCTTTCCCCTTTTTCTCCATTGCTCCGTATCTGTTCTTCATTCTGAGGCCAGGATTCTCAGTGATGGGCAGCTGTTCACCCTCAAGCTCACAGTTGTTCCTTGAAGCGAACATTTGGCTGATCTCCACAAACGTCTTGTTCTTTGTCTCAGGAATGACAAAGTAGACATAGGTTGCCACGCCCACACAAATGCCGAAGAACACCAGGTAACAGAAAGCCCCTGCTGACATCTGGAAAGAAGATTTGATGTATATATTGGGCAGCTTTTTGAGTAATATTGCATCATGAGGATTTGTTTCAAACAGAACCTTAGGTCTCACTTTCATCATCTCTCCATTAGTGCCATCTGACCTCTTGAAATCACACCCTACATTCCTTTAAGATATGCAGTAATCAAGCAGAAATACATTACGCATTAGAGGGACAAACATACCTGCAGGAAGGGGAAGACAAATCCGACAGTGAAGTTAGATATCCAGTTGAGTGCTCCCCCAACAATGTAAGCTGAGGGTCGGTGTGACTGCTTAAACAGCTCACCTGTCATGAGGAAGGGCACTCCAGCTGTGCAGAGACCAATGTCTGTTACTAAAATGTACTACAAATGCAATCATTTCCTTCAACTAACACCAGAGGGTGGCATTAAGTAATTTATGGCATATGGTGAGCTTGGTCTATTAAGAGAAGACGGTTTCTGGTATATAGATTTAGGGTTAAAGGTTAAGGGttaggtttgtttgtgttttttaaacaaaacacaaacaaaaatgtcaAAAGAAGAGTCATAAGTTGAACCAAATGAGAGTTATGGTACACCCAGGGCTACAGACTACAGAAAATCAAGAACAAAGAACTCTTAGGACTTAAAAAGTGACATTAATCAAGTGGAAAGACAAAAGcaggattattattatctggCCACAGATGGAGAGGGGTATGCCAAAATCAGGAAATTGTATAGGAAATAAAGCTTTCTGATTGTCTTACCAGGCCCAATACAAAATCCTGCAATGATGCCCACCACACAGATCACGCTAACATAATGCATAAAGGGCACGTGaacctggtaaaaaaaaaggcaggcCAAAATGAAGTGATGATTGCAGTCCTTTCTAAGGTCTGTTCTTAGACAAATTTATAAATGACTGAGGTAAAGCTGCTACCTGCAGAACAAGGGAAAGGGTGATGCCTGCACAGCACATGCCCATAAAGCTGAATCCACCAATCAACAGAGGCCTGCGACCTACTCGCTCGATAGTGAAACACTTCAGAGAAAGCAGAAAAGAGCATATCAAAATAGGCAACTAGCTTCCTGCTAATATTTCTCTTTTAATGCACATTCGTCTGTGATAAAACACAAAACGAGAATAAGTAGTCAAAAGGCTCTGtctagagaagagaagaaaaaggaagggaaggagTGGAGCTCACCAGGATTGGTCTGAATGTTCATTAGACTCTCCCCAACCAGTGTGGCAAATCTTACATTTTTTCTAGATAACTATGGGTTTAGATCTTATGCTGTTCATGCTCATTAGACTCatgagtgaagatgagagtAATAGTGAGTGTTTTCTTACCCCAATGAGTCCAGCAATCACCTCAATGGCACCTGTGCCCACTGTTGTGTATTGAACCTGTGAGACAGAGATTCCTGCATTCTCGAAGATGTCGTTTGTATAAAACCAAATCTGAAAAACAGGTAGGTAAGTTAAATGTTTGCATAAAGCATCATTCTTTGGCTTACAAAAGtgcattaaaaattaaagtttAAATTCTGAATTAGGTTTTAGGATGCACTGTTAGGATGAGATGGAGTAGTTCCATAAGTTGACTTTGACCCAAACAGTCTAAACTTGAGGACCAATCAGAAGATATCTAATGGCACAGAGATGGGGAAGTTGTATAAGAGGTGgcaagatttttaaaataacattagGAATGATCAGAGTGATACATGCTTATTATGGTAATTTGCCTTTTTATACTTCATACTATGtaacatatatttgtatataactATCCTTTAGGCATATCATAGAATCTGACTCACTGCATCAATGCCGGACAACTGCATGCCCATGTTGATGACCATGACTGAAATGACCTGCCAACGTACAGCTCTGTCTCTTAGCAGCTCATACACTGAGACGGTCCTCACTGAAGAGAGTGAGCGCTGCTCCTTCTGCATCTCCTCCACCTCTGCTTGGATGTTAGTTTTTGCTCGATACCACCTAAGAGCTAACAATAACACCAGCACACAATTGAAAAAAAGGATTTTAGCAACCCCAAATGTTTAGAAATAACCCTGGTTTTTCAAGAAAAATGTAGCCTACAGTATATTGTGATTTGATTTTGTGCAACAGACCTAAAGTTATATAGCAGATccgatcagtgtatatactcttctatactatactatactatgctatactatactatactatactatgctatactatgctatataatactatactatactatactatactatactatactatactatactatactatactatactatgaaATACCAGTAATAGCTCTTAAAACCTAGAACAATTATGTTCTACTAGCACCAAATTGCTAGTTTTGGCCAGACTATAGCATAATTACATGCTTAAGCACAGGACTATAGGAAATGTGTGCTGTATTTTTGGATTTTTGATTGCAGTGGGACACTAGAATACTGGGAAACATATTCTAGCTTTCTGATATGCCTGCATACTTTAATACTAGCAttccttatacacacacttgcttTGCTGCACACTACTGCACACTGCTCAGTTCAATACAAAGATAGTAACGCTAGCATACTaacaaacatgcacattaatacactaaccaATTAGCACTATAATTCTTGCATCCTTGGACATTAGAATAATACCTGAACACTGTTGTGCTTGCAGACTTTAAATATTTCCACACTATTATAACCCAGTGGCCTACTAGCATGAAACCAAGGGAAGTCTTGTTTACTAGCATACTGCATTGTAGTACACATGCTTGCACCTCAAGGAGACAATCAACTCAACCTTGTATCATTGCTAGAGGGAGGCAAAGAGCAACTAACAACATTAGTAGTTAAACTTTTCCCACCAGAGGGCACCAGAGAGAAAAGAAGTAAATTGTTT harbors:
- the slc2a15b gene encoding solute carrier family 2 member 15b isoform X1; translation: MAVEGLNEPKGTIRGHLTSTLLAAALISSFGSSMLYGYNLAVVNSPAQYIKDFYNHTAVRRNGSGLSNDSITVLYSITVSIFAIGGLVGSLTVGMLVTKFGRRGTLVKSTVLVFVAGGLMGLSRHIGVPEMIIIGRFITGIHSGISLSVVPMFLGEIAPKNLRGFLGLVPSIFICIGVFIAQILGLHEVLGKEEHWPLFLSLVVVPTFVQLMILPWFPESPRYLLIEKHNIHATLNALRWYRAKTNIQAEVEEMQKEQRSLSSVRTVSVYELLRDRAVRWQVISVMVINMGMQLSGIDAIWFYTNDIFENAGISVSQVQYTTVGTGAIEVIAGLIGCFTIERVGRRPLLIGGFSFMGMCCAGITLSLVLQVHVPFMHYVSVICVVGIIAGFCIGPAGVPFLMTGELFKQSHRPSAYIVGGALNWISNFTVGFVFPFLQMSAGAFCYLVFFGICVGVATYVYFVIPETKNKTFVEISQMFASRNNCELEGEQLPITENPGLRMKNRYGAMEKKGKDEMYMWSDDEWMG
- the slc2a15b gene encoding solute carrier family 2 member 15b isoform X2 — protein: MLYGYNLAVVNSPAQYIKDFYNHTAVRRNGSGLSNDSITVLYSITVSIFAIGGLVGSLTVGMLVTKFGRRGTLVKSTVLVFVAGGLMGLSRHIGVPEMIIIGRFITGIHSGISLSVVPMFLGEIAPKNLRGFLGLVPSIFICIGVFIAQILGLHEVLGKEEHWPLFLSLVVVPTFVQLMILPWFPESPRYLLIEKHNIHATLNALRWYRAKTNIQAEVEEMQKEQRSLSSVRTVSVYELLRDRAVRWQVISVMVINMGMQLSGIDAIWFYTNDIFENAGISVSQVQYTTVGTGAIEVIAGLIGCFTIERVGRRPLLIGGFSFMGMCCAGITLSLVLQVHVPFMHYVSVICVVGIIAGFCIGPAGVPFLMTGELFKQSHRPSAYIVGGALNWISNFTVGFVFPFLQMSAGAFCYLVFFGICVGVATYVYFVIPETKNKTFVEISQMFASRNNCELEGEQLPITENPGLRMKNRYGAMEKKGKDEMYMWSDDEWMG